A region of the Alligator mississippiensis isolate rAllMis1 chromosome 5, rAllMis1, whole genome shotgun sequence genome:
ctgctccacggcagggctggctcctcccccctgctccctggctgcaggtccagcagagactgcaggcatctgcctggcttctgctcccctcctgcctcccctctaaACAGGGATTCCACCATTTCCTCTGCCTTGCACAGACGCACAGCATTAGCTAAAAGACCATGTGctggcagaatcaacaggtagttgctggtaatgtccctctatttTCTTAATgcagtgataaacactgagttagaggtgataaacactgttaccgattccttgctgggctgctcaggagggggagCGCCTCCCTAATCGTAGCATCTTGCTgaggcctggccacgccccccccaactcagcattgtggaagtgaagggagggctgctctagcatcccctggcttctagcctgagccactgcaggcatgtgtctccATTTTCTGAGTCCAGAGgcaatgtctgtgcagttacaaactcggttaacctagccaggttagacttacctgcaaaaattgaatcaatttagactcatgctttttgaatgtctgtccctagccataaggtttgtcctccaggcccttaatcattcttgtggcctttCTCTGGTCCCTTTCAAGATTATCTACAtcttttttaaagtctgttgcccagaactggacatagtactccagctggggtttcaccagcactgagtagagaggaagtatcacttccttagccctgctcatgatgcGTTGGATAATGCAtctcagtatgctattagctctgttgactgcagtgttacactggtggctcatgttcattctgtgatcaaccataaccccaaggttCCTTTCAGCTATCGTGCTGGCGAGGACATCTCCTCCTTAcatattcatgtcactggttacttctctCCAGATGAAgtactctgcatttatccttattgagcTGTATCCGGTTCCTCTCCGTCcacctttccagtttgtccaggtccacttggatccacatcctatcccctagcatgaccaTTTTTCCTCATAACTTAGTACTGTCTGCAGACTTGGCCAGCGTGCTTttcacatcctcatctaaatccttgataaagatgttgaacagcatggggccaagaagcAAACTGTATGGAACAccactggccacatctctccAAGACagtacagacccatccactaacactttctgggtttgaccccttagccagttcccaacccacgtAACCATGGACTCTGCCAGTCCACGATCCCCCAGTTACTTTATAAGAGAGTCATGGAAGGCTGTGTCAAAGGctgttttaaaatccaagtacagtcaaatctctgttatctggcatcccctgagTAAAGGGATTGCTGGTTATGTATAAAATCTGGTTATCTGAAACCCTCCAGTAGGGGTTTTCAGATAATggcgggggaggtgggggaggaggtggcggcTGCATGTGGAGTGTGGAGCGGGGtgaggtgggtggtggtggctgcacatAAAACAGCAGCAACACAGGGTGGTGGGTAGTGGGTAGCAGAAAAGAATGGATCTTTTCTGCACTTTGAGGACTGCTcctttgaggaacaaccacccttccactattttcctaagctcgttgaagtcagccttcctgaagtcaagtaTCTCTGCCCTACTGTCTGACTTCCCTGCCCCATGACGGATAGTGAATTCTATCATCTTATGTTCACTATCTTTCAGATTACCCTCAATCCTCAGATCTCCCAGGATGTTCAGTTATAATGTTGTGTACAAAGGGATGGAATGCTTTGGAACAATGATACATTTGTGTACTGGAATTTCTGTCTGAACTGTCCAGTAATCACTAGAGCTTCCATTTTATGTCTGACTGTTTTTGCTACAAGCAGCTTTAGAAGGTGTTATCTCCAAATGCAACTGTAAAAACTAACCATATTGATATAGGGATAATAATATGACATAACCATTCTTTCTAGACTGTGTAGACAGGATGTTTTAAAAGCATCAAACTAAGGAAGCTCTCACCTATTAAAAGCGTATGCCTCACTGAATGAGTCAGTCTCTAAGGTGTTACCCTGACCCACCTTCTGCTTGGGTtgaaactaacatggctaactacctctctacaTGTTTTAACAGAGAGGCCAAAACATGGTTCTTAATGATGATGATAGTGGTGTTCTTGTGCTGCCATTGTACGTTATAATATGGTTTAGCCATAACCTCTTTTTGTATTTCTGTCTTCAGAAAATCATATATAAAGATGGCAAGTGGTGGTAGAATGTTTCCTATGTTGCTTTGCAGATATGATATGATTATGAAAGTCTTTAGCAGATAAGGAAAGATGTATTCCACGTTAAAATCCTATGTGAAAAATTTTAGGTGTCTCTGAGTTTTTTTCAGTGCTTATGATCTTGTCTGAATTTTAGAGTGAAAAGCTGAAATACCAGAACCTCCAGAAGCACAGAATTAAGGCtgcatttcttaaaaaaatactaaatgaACACTAATGCTTTTATTTTCTATGGAATTTCATGCATCTAATTCCATATTGGGCAGAGAAAGTGAAACATTTCAGAAGATGGTGAGGTTTTAAAGTTATATTTTTAGGAATCCTAGGAATATATTTCATTAATATTTCTCAGAATTATATTATGATAGGGTATACTATTAAAGTATGGTCTAGTGCATTAAAAGTTACAAATTATAATGACTTTAAATAGCATCTGAGTATAAGTTTTTTATTTGGTTTAACTTATATTACTATGTTGTTATAGATGGTTAGTTGTAAAAAATCTGTTTATTAAAGAGAAGAAGGGAAATTCCAAATTGTTTCACTATATAGCAGTGTGAAATATCTAGTTTGGCATGCCAGTTAGACTAAAGTGTGTAAAGACAGTGAAGCCCTCCCTATAAAAATGTGAATATGTCAGCAGTTGGATTTATACAAGGTTTTCCATCAgtggatctcaaagcaccttaataatatttaataaatgTAAATTTATTTCTAGATATCATATAATTGATATGTAGATAATTATTAATTGGAAGTCCCCTACCAGGGTAAACGAGTAATTTGTTTCTCTTTATTTGCTGCAGGGCACCGAGGCCTGTTTGACCACACTTTACATGGTATAAGTTCCAGAGTAACCGAGAGGAAACTACAAGGAACTTGTCCACCCATCGCTCATGGAAATTTTGGCAAACCATTCTTGGGTGCCAACAGTTATAGTTCTCCATTTTTTAATCCCCGTAATGATTTTCACACAATCCATTCAGAGAACAGCCCGGTGAAGCCCAGGATTGTGACAGTCGTGAAACCATGTGGACACACACTCAGGAAGATCACATTGCTTCTAAACAGGCGATCGGTCCAAACTTTTGAGCAGCTGGTGGCTGACATATCGGAAGCTCTGGGATTTCCACGTTGGAAGAATGATCGTGTGAGAAAACTTTATAATCTGAAAGGAAGAGAAGTAAGAAGTGTCTCTGATTTCTTCAGAGACGGGGATGCATTTATAGCTATGGGAAGGGAACAGCTAACTTTGAAGAACCTGGGAGTGGTAATACAAGAACTTTATCCTGATAGCCCATATGCTGTCAGCATCATTCAGCAAAACTGGGAACAATCCCAAAAGCTTAAGAACAGGCTACTTGACAAGTCTTTTAAAGTGGAAAAAGGCTTTGAGACAGAGATTGCCAAGAACTGCTGTGATGCCATACCTCCCCAAGCAGTTGCCAGACACGAAGGAAAAGCTCAAACTAAGACCAAGCAAGAGGAAAAGGTTAAGgccaaaaaaaagtggtgcagaaAAAGTTGGGGTGGAGACAAAGATGTGAAGGCTTCTAAAAAAGCCAAAGAAGGAGAAAGGTACTTTAACCAAGAGAAAAGTCCTGAGAACAAAATGGAAAAGATTTCAGATGAAATAGTCAAATGTGAGaagtgtgaaagagagagacagctcaGGCAAAAACTACAAATGGAAAGGCAGGCTGATGTCTCTTTTGAGAGCAGAGACCTTAACATGGGAACATGTCAGAGATATAATTTAGAAAGGAATGTAAAAATTAGGAATTTCAGGAAGTCTTCAGAAAACTCTATGGAAGATGATGAAGCTGGATGGACAGATAATGGCTGTAGAAGAAGCTGGAAGCCTGTGAATCATAGGAACATTAATGATGAGCTGGAAAAACAAAAGAGGGGTATAGAGAAAGAAAGAGATCTAGAAAGGCATGAAAATCAGGACAAAGAATtagtaaaaataaagaaaatcccTGTAGAAGCTATTCCGGTGACTCAAGAAGCAAAGAAGGAGAATGGAAGTAGTTCTGCAATTAGTCAAAGTGGTAAGGTAATAAAGGACTGTCAGGGAGACTCAGAGAAACCAATAAAAATGCCTGGGAAGAACAAAGATGTTTGGAAGCCAAAAGAGGAAGGTGCTGGCGTGGAAAACATTATAACACGTGAAGAGGGGGAACTGAAAAGAGCAGAAAAGGTGGGAGAACATAGAgccaacaaagaagaaaaaaagccacaAGAATTTGAAAGCAGAGGTCTGAGACATATTGTCAAAGGGAGAGGTGATGTGGAGAGCTACTATGAAATCCGCAGAACTATTGGGGATGGGAACTTTGCTGTTGTGAAGGAGTGTCGACAGTGCAACACAAACCAGATTTATGCCATGAAAATTGTTGACAAGTGcaagctgaaggggaaggaggataTGATGGAAAGTGAAATTTTGATCATTAAGAGCCTTTCTCATCCCAATATCGTGAGCTTGATTGAGGTGTATGAAACCGAGGCTGAGATCTATCTAATCCTGGAGTATGTTCCAGGAGGGGACCTATTTGATGCAATCATAGAGAGCGTAAAGTTCACTGAGCATGATGCGGCCCTCATGATAACAGATCTGTGCGAGGCGCTAGTTTACATTCATGCCAAGAACATTGTTCACAGAGACCTCAAACCTGAAAATCTTCTGGTAAGTGCTGGAACATATGTCACTTCTGTCCAGGTATTagatctttctttctgttttttcattttgttttgctggATATGTAAATATCACACTGTTGTGTTAgcattttggaagaaaaaaagtaCAAAGGTTGAGAGAGATCAGTCTCGTGGTGCGCCTGGCATAACATAGGAAACCTTTTAAATACAAGTGCTTGAATTTATGTGGCCTCTGACTTACAGGCATGGTAAGCATTTGCATATTATCCCCAAACACCTCTTATTTAGGTATTACTTTTAGGTATTCAAGCTTGATAATTTTTCATGAAGTGTATGCCGAATCATAAAGTATGTCACAAATGGACCAAAATTTATTTACAAGGTCCATTCAGCATTTAAGTGAGGTCTGTTTCtctgtcttttatttttctctgtccTGTGTATCAGTCCTACATGCTTAGGTTCTTAAATCTCCGGTGAAGATGAGGGTTTGCAAAGTATCTTGGAATATATATATGGTTCAAACAACTGGAGTACTTCAGTGGTCCTGTGCAGCTCTATGCTGCATCTGCATACTTTGCAAACTCCTAACTTCACAAGAGAGAGCCAGGGGTGCCACTTCCCTGATCAGTTTCATGGGATACTGATGAGATTTAGCTGACTAGAGAAGTAATACCCTTTGAAGAAAAACAGCTGAGTGGCTTTTTCGTAATTCAGCAACCTGTTGTGAATTAAGCAGGTTGCAAACCACTTGGATATAAATGATCATGATTCTACTGTACTGAAGTTTGCTAAAACActtaacctcctcctgaagaacAACATTCTGAATTGGACCCTGAGGCCAGAAAATGGACTTTCTTACCTTTACACCGTTGGCACTAGATTTATaacccagatgccttgtttcaGGTGGACCTAAACCCTCAGACtaaccacaacctttccatttgataataggcaaattttattggtACACAGTGGtaacagaaaagaataatacaagcaattctatagctaccaatcCTTTGGCTGTtgtcagagtcaaggtacatctggccaggacatgagcttcactctgaggttctctgtTGAATgtcatgtcagcagcctggaagttGGAGGCTGATgcgctgcccgccccccccccccgcagtggggtggatgaaacaggctggtggtatgccctctgtccacaTGCCTAGGGTTCTCCTCTCAGGGACGGGGACAGGGGACCCTTTGTTGCTCTAAAGTCTCTGcatttgtattctttttttcccctcctgatgactcttcatccatggttatcattgattggtctctctgtggtagTCATACTGTctacattctgtcctgtcagcatattcctttattTCACAAACCcgtcacatgcacacatcctaatttgggctttccaGGCCTTTTAATTTGGTCTCTTCCCTCAAAACTGGAACCTCAGGCCCCCACACTCTTGGGCTTTGTGAGCTGGTGCCAGTTTATCTCATGTTTTGGAACAGTGTGGTCCATGTCCACAATTTCCCAGGCTATATgtatatccattggccttgttggcTGCCTGGGTTAGATACCGTGTCTGCCTCAAAGGCTGTGAGAACTGTGTGTATGACAACCAgacctttagaaatcaattaaccctcgCTGCTGTCCTGAACCATTATTCTAATACATACATATTCACCTACAAGCCAgtttccaaaagcaaacctctaaataccattttcttgcCATCATACACATGTGAgcagtctcactgaagtcagtgggaatatTCACAAGATTAACTGTAAGCACGTACATTATGTAAGTATTTATAGGACTGGCTCCATGGGTTATGCTGTGTACAAGGTGATAAAATTGAGTAATtcctttgggtgcctatacatttgcttggaggtggtgggggtggtgtttTGATTAGAGTGATTCCTGGAGTTCTGCCCCAATTAAAATGGCTTGCTGTCACGTGTATAATCCCccgcacatttcaaaatggccatgggggcattttatctaaagctcatgcctctgcagccattttgaaatgtgtgggggcttatacatgtgatggtgaggctTACTGGAGCATTTTAATTGGAATGTTTCAGCAGACttatttaatcaagtctgccaaAGTgtgtaattaattgagtctgctctgatgcgttctCATTAGAATACATTGCAGCACATCTATAGGCGCCCTTTGTGTTGACATTGTGTCTTGTACCAAACTCTGATCAGATGGCAAACCACAGATGGCCATATTTGCATGctttaaaccaggggttttcaaccgggggtatgtgtacccctgggggtacttggggtGACTTTAGGGGGTATTCGGCATTGGGTGCTGCTGCCGTGCCACTGACACTTCCGCCGTGCCACTTCTTCTGTGagagcccccacacacacttgtcTGTTGGCTGCCAGGGGCCTCCTTCCTTCTCATCTGGCCGCTGGGGGTACACCCTGCTCTGTTAGCAAAAGGACATAGTTAGAAAGAAAGGTTATAGCCAAGCCTATGGTACCTGCAAGCCAAATTACTAAAGGAATGTACAATATGCATCCTCCTCGTGAACCGCTAGGAAAATGTCCAGTGTGAATTACTGGGCAAACGAGACAGCAGCTTGTAGAGCAGATTGAACAAGGATGGATATGGAGGAGTTGCAAAAACCCAGAAGGATGTGTCCACCTACTGAGCATTGTGGGGATTGTGCCTTGTGCATCTTGTTCCATCTTaggagcatgggtgactggtgcctcttgagtcgggggtgagggggcacgtgcccccctgacaccagtTAATGACTGAGGAGGGGGAATCCCCCGCAGCCAATCTCACCAAAAGCGGCTGCGTTGTTTCCGGGAGTtcactggggggcaggcagcactggtgctcctgcctgcccccctgtccATTGCTtaaacagggagcacagcctgacagggggtgcaccagtgctctcagggggtgcacatgcacccttgtgcaccccctacacatcactacTGCTTTAGGAGGATCACCTGGGATTTAGCCTGGATATGAACAGATGAAGAATTCAGTGTGGATCAGTTGGTTTATGGAAAATATTTTAGCTTCTATCTCGAGGAGGACCTGTACACACTACCATTTGGGTAACAATCTCACAATttgagtgttttgttttattttcctgaagCAACTTAGGAGCCAGGTTGAAAGCTAATTGTGAGCCAGATTTGACCCTTCCCTCTTATCTTTACTTAAAACGATGCTAGTAAAACATCTTGAACATCTAGAACATCTGGGATCAGTGTCTCCATTTCCCTATGCTGTATGTAGTCACTTGTACCAGTGTAAGAGAGGCCTAATGTGTTTGTACTCTGATTTGTGGGCACTTTGTGTGTAATTTGTTTAGCTGCAAATTATCATAAAAGATGTAGACCAATGGAAAAACTGGTTCATGGCAAAGATTTATACCATTAGTATGGTTATAAGTTGTACCAGGAAGGTACAACATATAACCATACTAATGGTAACCAATTGTACCTCTTCCAATTGTACCATACTAATGGTAACCAACTGTACCTCTTCCAATTGTACCATACTAAGAGGTAACCAATTGTACCTCTTCCAATTGTACCATACTAAGAGGTAACCAATTGTACCTCTTCTGTATAGCTATAGCTACAGAAGAGGTACAATTGGGATGCAGAAGATTTTATGAAAGCAAACTTCCATAGAAGCCAGCAGAGAGTTTTTCCTCTTGGAACATAGATATTTAAAGCTATTGAGAAATAGTAGTTTGTTTACATTTTTGAACTTTAATGGGTTTCTTGCTGTTTATTGGATGGATACACATAATATAAGGTGTTTATAGAAAAGCATGCTAGCTGTTAGCTGGGTATCCTGATCATATAGAAAGGTCAAGATATGTAGGATAATAATGTGAATGAGTTTAGAAACCCCTGATATGGTTCGGTGTATTTGCAGATATTGCcacagaaaggaaaaatgaaaggCCATTTGAAATTCTCATATTTATAAAAacccagagagagaaaaataaaacatacatttgaacaaata
Encoded here:
- the DCLK3 gene encoding serine/threonine-protein kinase DCLK3; its protein translation is MPAAAAAAPPALPPGAGPAPPCCPYLHHPGHRGLFDHTLHGISSRVTERKLQGTCPPIAHGNFGKPFLGANSYSSPFFNPRNDFHTIHSENSPVKPRIVTVVKPCGHTLRKITLLLNRRSVQTFEQLVADISEALGFPRWKNDRVRKLYNLKGREVRSVSDFFRDGDAFIAMGREQLTLKNLGVVIQELYPDSPYAVSIIQQNWEQSQKLKNRLLDKSFKVEKGFETEIAKNCCDAIPPQAVARHEGKAQTKTKQEEKVKAKKKWCRKSWGGDKDVKASKKAKEGERYFNQEKSPENKMEKISDEIVKCEKCERERQLRQKLQMERQADVSFESRDLNMGTCQRYNLERNVKIRNFRKSSENSMEDDEAGWTDNGCRRSWKPVNHRNINDELEKQKRGIEKERDLERHENQDKELVKIKKIPVEAIPVTQEAKKENGSSSAISQSGKVIKDCQGDSEKPIKMPGKNKDVWKPKEEGAGVENIITREEGELKRAEKVGEHRANKEEKKPQEFESRGLRHIVKGRGDVESYYEIRRTIGDGNFAVVKECRQCNTNQIYAMKIVDKCKLKGKEDMMESEILIIKSLSHPNIVSLIEVYETEAEIYLILEYVPGGDLFDAIIESVKFTEHDAALMITDLCEALVYIHAKNIVHRDLKPENLLVQHNADKSTRLKLADFGLAKLVTKPIFTVCGTPTYVAPEILAEKGYGLEVDLWATGVILYILLCGFPPFRSQERDQEELFQIIQLGHYEFLSPYWDNISGAAKDLISRLLVVDPQKRYTAQQVLQHPWIRTAGKTNSRNLQREVTINIERHFRSQRRKEVANEDT